In Biomphalaria glabrata chromosome 16, xgBioGlab47.1, whole genome shotgun sequence, the sequence GTGGGTTGAAGTTTTGCCATGCGAAATATGATCCAACGAGACATAGCACTGTTCCGAattgtgctataatagcttgctcaggacTTGGCAGCCTCCATCAAGGGAAGTGTGGCCTCATgtgctttttgggacttgttccagcactcaaaccatttTTCcgtttctattttttaattgcTGCCAGAGCATGATGATTCATATTGTATAATGGAACTTAAAATCAAAGTTCTTTTCCACATTTTAGTATGTTCTAATAAAGTTACATGTATTAATGAATGCTTTATTTTCGGAAACATATCTGAATATTCCTGACACTTCTAGCCAACTTTTTGCAGCTGAGCTGTAGGCTCTATTGCagtctgtgccaaggaaaaatagtgtgctgtttttttgtttttttttttcaatagtccAGCATTGCCATGCAGAGTGATAGTTATGTTGGGCTTTAGAAGAAGGGTTTGCCTAAGCCAGCCAAAGGTGGATTAAAAAGGGACATTCAAATAGGATACAATTCACAATTTTGGAAGGTTGGGCGCAGTATTTACAGTTTGGAGGCTGAGTGGGATTACTCTGTTATGGTGATAATTTTAAAGAGTGTGTCTTTTCCTTAGTTAGAAGTTTGTAGATTGCTCCTTGCAGGGAGGATATTGATACTATACAGTTTGTTtggcatggtcatttctttgAACATAGCTCTAGACACAAGAAACAGAAAATCATTACTTTTTATTTCCTGcacaagttttttaaaaactatactATAAAGAGATAGATATAAGcctttgttatatatatatatgttctaaCTATGTGAATGCAAACCAACACAATAAATCTTTTCCTAGCACAACTGACACATTATTTGTTGTGTAAAggaatattatttattaagatGAAGGGGATATTTTATGTGTAgaagattttgaatttccactgtttttttgtattcatgttGTTGCATTTCTAATTGTAAGTCATGGAaatgttctttttctttttttttcccaagatAATGGACTTTTTGGAGGCCAATGAATATCCTAGGCCTGTGACTATCAGAACAAACACATTGAAAACAAGACGTCGAGACCTTGGACCTGTAAgtagaatatacattttaaaaaatatatttgttttctataatAATGTGAGTGTTTGGTTAAGTAGAATGAAGTTGTTATCAAGCTGTTATAATTACATAAGCTCatgatttatttcaaattgaAAATTTTAGCTGTTTTATTAGAGCTGTAATTGAGTTCATACAGGGAAACATCTTGATATTTTAGTAGTTGTCATACAATCATATTTCTTAACATGCAGCACTATTTTGGTGCTAACAATTTTAGGAAATGTCCAAAAGCGGCCTGAGAGTGAACAACAGTAATATACTAAAACAAAGAGTAAATGAGAGAATTAGTCAATAGATTTTGTTGTAATATCTTACAGACTACAGTACATGTGAAGTGTAGATAGCTGACAGCTTGACCAATAACTTTTTAATCACTCATTGGAGTGCAGTGCAGCTTAAAACTCTCCttttaagtttgaaaaacaAGAATTTGGGAAATACTTTAAACAAGTTATTGACTTTTGTTATCAGCACTAAAAAATTTCAATTCCTTTACAGCAACAATCAAGTCTTGTACTAAAAATGTCTCAGAGAGTTTGATAATGaaaggttttgatttttttttagttcagatTAGATGTTTGGCTTTgtagacattaaataaaaattatttaaatttgtgtgtctCTAGGTATTGATTGACAGAGGAATCAATGTCGAGCCTATGGCCAGATGGAGCAGTGTTGGTTTAACAGTTTTTGATACAAAAGTACCATTaggtaagttgtttttttttgtaaaccaaAACAGCTATTTATTGAAATCTTGCCAGACAATaacaaacttcttttttgacaatatttataaataattggtTGCTTTTTTAGCTCTTTTGTTGGAAGACTTGTAttgagcttttaaaaaaaatagattgatTTAATAAGGAAAGGCTTTaagttcaaaacaaaaatttgcaaTGACATTGTAGTATCAGTGCTCAGGAAAAACTTCAACTTCTTATGAGCAGCTAGCGTGCAAACAAAAGCTTTAATAGCCAAGTATTTAGAAAGAACACATATTAAAGTCTGGGGAAATATATTTGGCACTTTATAGTAGGACCTACCTTTAGAAATAAGTTCTTTCATCATTGTATAATTTTAATCTATTCGCTCTCTCTATagtgatataaattaaatatcttcttttttctattgcgGATTAAAACTGATATCCTAAAAAGCCTAAACACATGTTGTTATCTTTCTATAATATAAATCATAAAAATTGTGTCATGAACTTATCTATTTTTTTGGTCTGTGCTACACAGGTGCTACTCCAGAGTATTTAGCTGGACACTATATGCTGCAAGGGGGTGCTAGTTTCCTGCCTGTCATGGCCTTAGCACCTCAGGAGAAGGAGAGAGTCTTAGACATGTGTGCTGCCCCTGGTGGGAAATCAAGTTATATAGGTAAGCAGAAGACTGATAACAAGATAAAATGATAACAAGATAAACTAACAAGATGTAAACAAtgatataaatgtttaattcatAACACAGACATTACCTAACAAATATAGTTTAGTCTTAGAATATATCTTGATGTGTCAAGTTTCTTCCTTATAATATAGTAACATGTCAGAGAAGAAAAGACCTAATTATTTCATCTACATTTAACTAAATCTTGTATTAATTATGGATGTGTTTTTATTAAGAAAATGTAATTAATGTTTATGTAGAAAGATACATATTCTACTTGAAATGCTTGATCAAAATACTGACAGTTCTTACCTTTAAAATGTTCTTGGAaactgaaattattttttttttgtacattaaatTGCTGCTGGTtgaaacattaattttatttgttctagCTGCTCTAATGAAAAACACTGGACTGCTCTGGTCTAATGATGCAAACAGAGAAAGGTGCAAGGCTGTGGTTTCCAATTTGCACAGGTTGGGGGTCATCAACAGTGTCATCACTAACTATGATGGACGCGCTTTGCCCAAGGTAATTGTGTGCTGTATGAGAACATAGTAATTGCCACTTCACAGAAGATAAGCcgtaattttaattattttttttcaaaggtaaATTTAAGTCAAATATGAGGGTACAAATACAAATGAGGAAACattttctttccccaactaagcCAATGGTggcactgtggctgagtggtaaagctcttggcttctaaaccagggtctggggttcaaatcctggtgtagactgggatttttaatttcaggatcttctggcacctctgagtccaccttaCATTAGCGGGGGAAAAGTAGAGaccattggtcattgtgctggccacatgacaccctcgttaaccgtaggccacagaaacagatgacctttacatcatctgccttataggccacaaggtctgaaaggggaactaagcAGAGGACAGCCCAGTGATGTGTAATATTTGCTGTGCTATTGATTTGAAAAAGCACTACATGGTGAGGTAAACTAATTGAATTCTTAATCGAATTTAGCAGATTAAAGATTACTTCAGTtgcaaaatgtttaaaagtagAAGTCATTTCTATGTTATATGACTAtatatctatagatatttatatgatCCTGGCTTGTTAATATTGGATATCAAAGTTTCAGCCATCAGCATGACTCTTTTCTCAACCATCACTTGGAATTTGTAGTAATTAAAGCTCAGATGGCATTAGGTCCATTACAAGGCCATTCTTTCCTATTAGGTTCTACCTGTATCTATTCTATGGTTACTAAAAGTTTGTTTTGACATTAAGCTCCAACatttaatcttttaattttaactaagtaGAGTTGATTTTTCATCTGAacatatatgttgttgtttgttttccttGCCACAGGTGTTTCACAGTTTTGACAGAGTTCTGCTTGATGCTCCTTGTAGTGGTACAGGTGTCATATCCAAAGATGAAGCTGTCAAAATAAGCAAGGTACATTTTGTCTTTTATCTATAGTATAATGCAGAAATTAaggtgtgtctgtgtatgtcccatttgaccaatcttgattaaatttggcataaatgttccttagatcataatttacttaacacttgggaaagaaaaattcttaggaaaatatatggtgccatacaggatgaaacagggtggaggacacgcactaaccatgagttatatcaattatatgaagacccaccaatagtgaacgaaataaaaaagaacagactacgttgggcaggtcaccttgaaagaatgtcagacaacagaggggcgaaaatcgtatacaggcaaaaaccaaaaggcaggcgactcaaaggcagaccccgaatgcgatggatagatgacgtggaagcagatctgaagcagcttggggttagggcgtggagacgaaaggcccaggagagatctgaatggaaggatgtgttaaagcaggccagagccctccatgggctgtagcgccactgggatggatggatggttccTTAGATCATGACAGATCGTATTGTATGTTTCATGTCCCTAACACAACTTAAGGgccctaaaaatagaaaaaaatacctgattgtatctctattagagaacttaactttttaaccccttttcacagtattttatattaaatgtgaatatgtctacatttattttcgtgaaaaaattaaaaaaatttgattgggaacattctccatgtttgacatagatctaaattcattCCTCTAggtcagtaatacccaaactaaggcctgcGGGTCCTATCTGTCTAGAGTCAAAGTAAAGTATTAGAATTCTTGAATCTGTTTTGATCTCTTGTACTCTTTGTTGCTTTCCTCATTATACATAACCTCAGCTAATTATTCCTTGGCCAAGTTGTAGTCAGACAGCTGAGTTCAGACCAGGAATTTCTTACATCATCTGTACTCTCTTCCTTCTggtctttttgtttagttttctcGTCCAAGACATTGCCATATCTACACTTTAATGTCTCAACTTGTATATGATTATTAGCAGAATCCAGAAAGATATTGTTCCACATTCTAaatactcattttttaaaatgtaacaacCTCTGTGGCTTTAACTTTGCTTCTGGGCAATGGGATTCtgtaaagggaaaagattgtttCCTGATATGTAGAATGCCActgtactgtttttttttttctatattttgtaaatatattaatGTTTGTGTACAGGATGAAAAAGATATCTTGAGATGTTCCCACTTACAAAAAGAGTTGTTGTTGGCGGCCATAGATTGCTGTAATGCTAATTCCAAAACAGGAGGATTTGTTGTCTACTCCACTTGCTCGGTGCTTGTAAGTACAAAATTAAATAGGGATTTTTTAGGTGGCGTAATGGCTATTTCACAATGAGtaaatgtaattatttgtaGTTAGAGCATTATGAGTTAACTCAGTATGTACAAAATGAGTGGTGAGCTCACTACTGGCATGAAAAGAATAATAAACTTCTTCTTGAACTATTTTGAAGTCATTTGACTGACTTGGGATCAGCCAACTGTCAAGGTGGGTTTTACAGGTTTAGCTAGGGGAAGATATAATTAACTGGGTTACTCACCTCGGCAGACTAATGCGTTAGTAAGTTACTAACAAACTCAAAATACATGTTAAACAAACATTGAACCTTAAATAAAtggtaaatgtttgtttaacaTGATAACATTTAAAACTGAAATATGAATGTATAATGAATATTAATATAcattacaaattattttacaaatgtGACTGGCaattcatataataataatcatgaATAAATAACACacctcagacacacacacacttaaaccAGGCCGCTGGGTCCAGGAACTTCAACAAGGACACAAGCAGAAACATGGCTCTGCACTAATCAAAGCCTGGCTCAACCTGTCCAAGACATGGCTCAATCATGTCTCAAAGTCTGGCTCAATACATGCCCTAGAAACTTCAGCAGCGACTGGCATACCAAAGTGATATTTATATCTGTTAAATTACATACTGGGAAACAGTGGACTTAGTGGCATAGAAAAACAAGGAGCCCAGCCATCTTCTTCACAAGAGGAAATACAAGACACACACAAGATTTGTGACAACAAATCATGCAAAACAAACAACTGATTCATGTACCAAAAaacacaattataaaaaaagcaTTCACACATGTGAAACCAACCATTTCTGTACATTCATAGTGTCTCATCCCTTCCATTCTTTGGTGTCACCTGGTTGAATGCATAGATAATGTTCATATCATAATAAGTCAGCCATGTACCCACTGTGATACCCCATTGAACTAAAGATCCTGCTTAGAGAGTCTGCATTTAATGTTTCCTTAAACCTTTTTcatcatattttttaatattatatattgtatCTCATCTTTGTTCATTCTTTAAAGTATTCTTATCTGACCCTCttccttctccctctctctcccctctttcTCACAATGTTCTCAAAttgaaatagtaaaaaaaatgtttttacatttgtttaagaGTTAACACcaacttctgttttcttttccaaaatGTATTTAAGGTGGAAGAGAATGAATGGGTCATTGACTTtgctttgaaaaaaagaaatgtcaagCTTGTTCCCTGTGGCTTAGATTTTGGGAAAGAAGGCTTTGTCAAGTAAGTTTGGTCTGTCACACTTGTTTTACTtaatagtgggaagcgtggtcgagaggctaagtgcgattgaacttgacttggcttggctacctataaagggtgctcgaggttcgacacccgactcgggcagagttgtgtttactgagcgcctaaaggcagcacggaaaaaccttttcctatatacccccctccccccactggtccacacatgagattggaccaaagcgctctgagcatgctataagcatgaaagtagcgctatataaaatccataatttatttattttaatgattttgtCACACAGGCTGTTGTTTTAAATGTGCTCATAATTGCTGCTACTTCTTGTTCTATCCTCTAACAGTAATattagaaagcttatattaactctgtctggtaaaaagttgtaCATGTCATTTCTCTCACAACTGTTTTCAGATCAGGATGAAACTTAGCAAAATTATACATTGTCAtaggcatagacaagacattaatcaataaaatataaaataaaaaaagtagtcaattaataactggcaattcatttttttgtttgatacaaacaAGGGAAATCAATCATTCCACATTCACAGATACAGCTAATTATGCAGGGTTTTGTCCCCCTAGAtaattgaacatgttttttcttccacacccattctcgtatcaaattgaaacttttgacaattaattatttattgtacctaacaaaacttgaataaattaaaaaaattaacaaattagtctattaattattagtaattaattattttgtttgatattcaaaaaggaaaataacttctacattattgagggTTATATTTGTAAGTGCGGAATTCTTTCacttagataaactttgttttttaaaaaaggatttaaaaaattattttgctttttttcttctatgtAGCTTTCAGCAACACAGATTTCATCCCAGCCTCAAACTGACCCGAAGGTTCTACCCACACTCCCACAACTTGGATGGATTCTTTGTGGCCAAACTGAAGAAGTTCAGCAACAAGATTCCTGGTGCAGGTAAACTTCATCTCATTCAACTGGACTTAATAGGTCACTGAACTCTATGACCTCCTTCATTCAACTGGACTTAATAGGTCACTGAACTCTATGACCTCCTTCATTCAACTGGACTTAATAGGTCACTGAACTCTATGACCTCCTTCAGCCACAAATTGATTGtgaatcatctcatagaaatgagatgaaagcctaGGCTTTAGCTATAGTTGGAATGATGCCACCCACACGGTAGTTCCCCACCTCTGAATACAGCTTATGTGTCCAGTGGATGAGTGCCattgccagggtgtagcactgtatGCTTCAAGTTGCTTACGGATCGGCTGCTCCAGATTTATCCTCATGCTAGACTACAAAAGCTTTTCTCAttcttccacgtccctgtcgataatccacgCGCCTTTCCTCTAGGGACCATTTCAATAATGGAGAGTCCTGCTCGGTTAGCTTGGTagaacataggaaaatggcggaggttcccaGTGTGCTTGACCTTCAGCCATGTGTTCTAGTCCATGTGCCTGGAGTGCCAGATACATTAGAAATAGGGATgacttacataggcattgtcttgCACCTCTTGTAGACAATGGTTTGTTTAAAAAGGCTTACATGTCTTgagttcgaagagccttcggatCAACTTTAGGTTAGGTAGCTAACCAAAGCAGAAAAGCCACTTCTCCCCTTAGCTTACTGGTTTTGGCTTCAGTTGCTTGCCTTAATAGCTGTAGTTTCAAGAGAATAGAATGCTTATTTGGCCACTATGTTAAATAATTATGAGTTGCTGAGAGATAagatatacaaatttttttttgcttgtgcACACTCAGAAATGATATTAAATGATTTCATGAAATGAGATCTTTATCTCTCTAAGCTTTACGTATTTGATTATTACAGAATCTAAGGAGGAAAAGACTAAAGAAACAGAGGAAacagaaaaacaagaaaatgaatCCATAAAGGGAGATAATGCTGAAGGTAGGACAATAGTTGTCAGCTTAGTCAGAAATAAGAACCATATGTGTCAGTTCAGTTATAAAGTAGGTCAATGACAATGCAGCCCAGTCTAATGATCTGCCAATTTTTATCAATTAAATCTGTACAAGTAAAGTATACAATATCTCAGTCAG encodes:
- the LOC106078890 gene encoding probable 28S rRNA (cytosine(4447)-C(5))-methyltransferase isoform X2; amino-acid sequence: MGRKRDPLDERPKSGPGRKTKKQKPPTFAGTKFEETEDGKKKLSHRQKDRLKKRLLKKETKQQAGQKRKAKAVKEDGQSSKNKKPKLLFDSDDGEDDSPDLSSAEEEEVAEEEPGTDEAEEEEEEEDMEIEKASKALIKEQEENENMAKAELMLNIQSQEKFVLPSGQEIEKEANLPPDLAILDNRIAHIRHVLADFNSRREPGRSRQEYNNQLIKDLCARFTYNEYLMTKLLDLFPVEIMDFLEANEYPRPVTIRTNTLKTRRRDLGPVLIDRGINVEPMARWSSVGLTVFDTKVPLGATPEYLAGHYMLQGGASFLPVMALAPQEKERVLDMCAAPGGKSSYIAALMKNTGLLWSNDANRERCKAVVSNLHRLGVINSVITNYDGRALPKVFHSFDRVLLDAPCSGTGVISKDEAVKISKDEKDILRCSHLQKELLLAAIDCCNANSKTGGFVVYSTCSVLVEENEWVIDFALKKRNVKLVPCGLDFGKEGFVNFQQHRFHPSLKLTRRFYPHSHNLDGFFVAKLKKFSNKIPGAESKEEKTKETEETEKQENESIKGDNAEGDSKVDEKQVTQSANRQTKFSNGQQKKSDFNGQRKKFVGQKKKFIGQKKKGKFHKK
- the LOC106078890 gene encoding probable 28S rRNA (cytosine(4447)-C(5))-methyltransferase isoform X1, whose product is MGRKRDPLDERPKSGPGRKTKKQKPPTFAGTKFEETEDGKKKLSHRQKDRLKKRLLKKETKQQAGQKRKAKAVKEDGQSSKNKKPKLLFDSDDGEDDSPDLSSAEEEEVAEEEPGTDEAEEEEEEEDMEIEKASKALIKEQEENENMAKAELMLNIQSQEKFVLPSGQEIEKEANLPPDLAILDNRIAHIRHVLADFNSRREPGRSRQEYNNQLIKDLCARFTYNEYLMTKLLDLFPVEIMDFLEANEYPRPVTIRTNTLKTRRRDLGPVLIDRGINVEPMARWSSVGLTVFDTKVPLGATPEYLAGHYMLQGGASFLPVMALAPQEKERVLDMCAAPGGKSSYIAALMKNTGLLWSNDANRERCKAVVSNLHRLGVINSVITNYDGRALPKVFHSFDRVLLDAPCSGTGVISKDEAVKISKDEKDILRCSHLQKELLLAAIDCCNANSKTGGFVVYSTCSVLVEENEWVIDFALKKRNVKLVPCGLDFGKEGFVNFQQHRFHPSLKLTRRFYPHSHNLDGFFVAKLKKFSNKIPGAESKEEKTKETEETEKQENESIKGDNAEAGDSKVDEKQVTQSANRQTKFSNGQQKKSDFNGQRKKFVGQKKKFIGQKKKGKFHKK